A section of the Candidatus Moraniibacteriota bacterium genome encodes:
- the tadA gene encoding Flp pilus assembly complex ATPase component TadA, with protein sequence MRIKPGQLQEFLLDSNFISKEKLEAAIKECEGEGKELAACLLEKHYIEEPELQKVYAYVLGIPFVDLSKETIPFDILSIVPEPIAKKYSIIAFQKSGTNLKVAMLNPEDIQTIDFIKKKTGLKIVPCLTSRESIQTVLRQYEKSLKAEFGDILTDEVNQNQEEEKDGDLEKIAAGLPIIRIVDTLLKHAILQSASDIHIEPLETEVIVRYRIDGVLHDAMTLPKDVALGLVARIKVLSNLKLDEHRLPQDGRFKIEKEDYKISFRVSILPIFDGEKIVMRLLDESSHGLTLEKMGLVGEPLEKVRREIGKPNGIILVTGPTGSGKTTTLYTAMDILNTPDVNISTVEDPVEYRMLRVNQTQINPKVGMTFAAALRALLRQDPDIIMVGEIRDEETLEIALHAAMTGHLVLSTLHTNSAAATLPRMLDMGAEPFLIASTVNVIIAQRLVRRLCVECRKSYTLDAKEIESLRKLYTLDDILAVLRQNPMSKKFVEKAKQWEDIELYKAVGCEQCNSEGYRGRIGLYEVLAMDTDIRKLVTQSATSEEIENQARKNGMETMVEDGFIKIVQGMTSIEEVMRATKE encoded by the coding sequence ATGCGCATCAAACCCGGACAACTGCAGGAATTTCTCCTCGACTCGAACTTTATCTCGAAGGAAAAGCTCGAAGCCGCCATTAAAGAATGCGAGGGGGAGGGGAAGGAACTGGCTGCCTGCCTGCTAGAAAAGCACTATATCGAAGAGCCTGAGCTCCAGAAGGTCTACGCTTATGTGCTCGGCATCCCGTTTGTTGACCTCTCCAAAGAGACGATTCCCTTTGATATTCTCTCCATCGTCCCGGAGCCAATCGCAAAAAAGTACAGTATCATCGCGTTCCAGAAATCGGGGACGAATCTGAAGGTCGCAATGCTCAATCCCGAAGATATCCAGACGATCGACTTCATCAAGAAGAAAACGGGTTTGAAAATCGTGCCTTGTTTGACTTCTCGCGAGAGTATTCAGACGGTCCTTCGTCAGTATGAGAAGAGCTTGAAGGCCGAGTTCGGCGATATCCTCACCGATGAGGTCAATCAGAATCAAGAAGAGGAGAAGGACGGCGATCTCGAGAAGATCGCGGCCGGGCTCCCCATTATCCGCATCGTCGACACTCTTCTGAAGCATGCGATCCTGCAATCTGCCTCGGATATCCATATCGAACCGCTGGAGACCGAAGTTATTGTCCGCTATCGGATCGATGGTGTCTTGCATGATGCGATGACATTGCCCAAGGACGTCGCGCTCGGTCTTGTTGCTCGGATCAAGGTCCTGTCAAACCTAAAGCTCGATGAACACCGTCTTCCCCAGGATGGCCGTTTCAAAATCGAGAAGGAGGACTACAAAATCTCGTTCCGGGTGAGTATCCTGCCGATTTTCGACGGAGAAAAAATCGTGATGCGGCTTCTCGACGAGTCGTCGCATGGCCTCACGCTGGAGAAGATGGGGCTGGTCGGAGAGCCATTGGAAAAGGTGCGTCGGGAAATTGGGAAGCCGAACGGCATCATCCTCGTCACGGGACCGACTGGATCGGGGAAAACGACGACGCTCTACACGGCGATGGATATCTTGAATACGCCGGACGTCAATATTTCAACCGTTGAGGACCCAGTCGAGTATCGCATGCTCCGGGTCAATCAGACACAGATCAATCCCAAGGTCGGCATGACCTTTGCGGCAGCACTTCGAGCACTCTTGCGTCAGGATCCGGATATCATCATGGTGGGTGAGATCCGTGATGAAGAGACGCTCGAGATCGCCCTCCATGCGGCCATGACCGGTCACCTGGTGCTCTCGACGCTCCACACGAACTCAGCAGCTGCAACGCTGCCGCGCATGCTCGATATGGGGGCGGAACCATTTCTCATCGCTTCGACGGTGAACGTCATTATCGCTCAGCGGTTGGTGCGCCGGCTCTGCGTCGAGTGCCGCAAGTCCTACACACTCGATGCGAAGGAGATTGAGTCGCTCAGGAAACTCTATACGCTCGATGATATCCTGGCCGTTCTCAGACAGAATCCAATGTCAAAGAAATTTGTCGAAAAAGCGAAACAGTGGGAAGATATCGAACTCTACAAGGCAGTAGGTTGCGAACAGTGCAACAGCGAAGGCTATCGCGGCCGTATCGGGCTATACGAAGTACTCGCGATGGACACCGATATCCGGAAGCTGGTGACCCAGTCCGCGACGAGTGAGGAAATTGAAAATCAAGCACGGAAGAATGGTATGGAAACGATGGTCGAGGATGGTTTCATCAAAATCGTTCAGGGGATGACTTCGATTGAGGAAGTAATGCGCGCGACGAAGGAGTAG
- a CDS encoding bifunctional (p)ppGpp synthetase/guanosine-3',5'-bis(diphosphate) 3'-pyrophosphohydrolase, translating to MTPITIDDVVRACRFPLKNDQEKLVRDAYVFAEKAHAGQLRRSGKPYITHTLQVAKILAEIGMDPTTLAAGILHDVPEDTPVPLSEIESRFGEEVAYLVDGVTKLGKIRLRGSHEEYFLENLRKMFLAMARDIRVVIIKLADRLHNMRTLEFVPVAKQERIARETMEIYGPIANRLGIGEIKGELEDLCFQYLDPEHYAITKEIAETYLHQGKTYMDDAVIHFRRLLEKEKIKVVDISGRMKYLYRLFKKLERHDMDVTRIYDLIAIRIIVPEIADCYEALGIIHREYRPMVGRIKDYISLPKPNGYQSLHTTVFGPQGRILEIQIRTEKMHTEAEFGIAAHWIYTERDRRSWKNLFTRKKEIIDKEPRGLEWVRQLQEWQKEIGRDDEEFLRGLKIDFFKNHIFAFTPKGDIIELPEDATPIDFAYAIHSEIGDRATGAKADSKIIPLDQPIINGQVIEILTEKNKKKPSRDWLDFVKTSTAKAHIRRALRDDGLFAK from the coding sequence ATGACCCCTATCACTATTGATGATGTCGTCCGAGCCTGCCGTTTCCCGCTCAAAAACGATCAGGAAAAGCTGGTTCGTGATGCTTATGTTTTCGCCGAAAAAGCCCATGCGGGCCAGCTCCGCCGATCAGGCAAACCGTATATCACCCATACACTCCAAGTCGCGAAGATCCTTGCTGAGATTGGTATGGACCCAACGACACTCGCAGCGGGCATTCTACACGATGTACCCGAAGACACTCCCGTCCCACTTTCCGAGATTGAGTCTCGTTTCGGTGAAGAGGTCGCCTACCTCGTCGACGGCGTCACGAAGCTAGGGAAAATTCGGCTTCGCGGCTCACATGAGGAATACTTTCTCGAGAACCTGCGGAAGATGTTCCTCGCCATGGCCAGGGATATCCGAGTCGTCATCATCAAGCTCGCTGACCGGCTCCACAATATGCGCACGCTCGAGTTCGTCCCCGTTGCCAAGCAGGAGCGCATCGCCCGCGAAACGATGGAGATATACGGGCCGATCGCCAATCGGCTCGGCATCGGTGAGATCAAGGGGGAACTCGAAGACCTCTGTTTCCAATACCTAGACCCCGAGCACTATGCCATCACCAAAGAAATCGCAGAGACCTATCTCCATCAGGGAAAAACTTACATGGACGATGCCGTCATCCATTTCCGACGTCTGCTCGAAAAAGAGAAGATCAAAGTGGTCGATATCAGCGGCCGGATGAAGTACCTGTACCGGCTTTTCAAGAAACTCGAGCGCCACGACATGGATGTGACCCGGATCTATGACCTCATCGCTATCCGGATCATCGTGCCTGAAATCGCTGATTGCTACGAAGCACTCGGCATCATCCACCGGGAATACCGCCCGATGGTCGGCCGGATCAAGGACTATATCTCACTCCCTAAACCGAACGGCTACCAATCGCTCCATACAACTGTCTTCGGTCCGCAGGGCCGTATCCTCGAAATACAGATCCGGACCGAAAAGATGCACACGGAAGCAGAGTTCGGCATCGCTGCGCACTGGATCTATACCGAACGCGACCGACGCAGCTGGAAGAATCTCTTCACCCGGAAGAAGGAGATCATTGACAAGGAACCCCGCGGGCTCGAATGGGTCCGCCAACTCCAGGAATGGCAGAAAGAAATCGGCCGAGACGATGAAGAGTTTCTTCGCGGCCTAAAGATTGATTTCTTCAAGAATCATATCTTTGCATTCACGCCAAAGGGCGATATCATCGAGCTCCCCGAAGATGCCACACCGATCGATTTCGCCTACGCCATCCACAGTGAGATTGGCGACCGGGCGACCGGTGCCAAGGCCGATAGCAAGATCATCCCCCTCGACCAGCCGATCATCAATGGCCAGGTGATCGAAATCCTCACGGAAAAGAATAAGAAAAAACCCAGCCGGGACTGGCTGGATTTCGTGAAGACATCAACTGCCAAGGCCCATATTCGCCGCGCACTCCGAGACGACGGCCTCTTCGCCAAATAG
- a CDS encoding transcriptional repressor, producing MLDTCSEKLAARSLRQTDTRLVLLDILHKATGPLAPPEIVSLCHKAGRKANKTTVYRDLATMEASGIVRKVIVSDRKQYFELTERGHHHHLICMACERIQDIDLEEGVVLKRAAEISQKVGFAISSHAVEFYGHCASCLAVTA from the coding sequence ATGCTCGATACTTGTTCAGAAAAACTCGCTGCCCGATCATTGCGTCAAACCGACACGCGTCTGGTGCTTCTGGATATCCTCCACAAAGCGACCGGACCACTTGCCCCGCCCGAAATCGTGTCGCTGTGTCACAAGGCGGGGAGGAAGGCAAACAAGACAACCGTGTATCGCGACCTCGCCACGATGGAGGCGTCGGGTATCGTCCGGAAAGTGATCGTGAGTGACCGCAAGCAGTACTTTGAGCTGACGGAGCGCGGGCACCATCATCACCTGATCTGTATGGCCTGTGAACGAATTCAAGATATCGATTTGGAGGAAGGGGTTGTGCTCAAGAGAGCGGCCGAGATCAGTCAGAAAGTGGGTTTTGCTATTTCTTCCCATGCCGTCGAATTTTATGGACACTGTGCGAGTTGTCTTGCTGTGACCGCATAA
- a CDS encoding metal ABC transporter ATP-binding protein — protein MTEAKSIIKASHLSFSYRTEQPILDDLSLSVVAGDYIGLIGPNGSGKSTLLKLLLGLIPIQHGTITLFGQPVRAFRDWSKIGYVPQVGFQGESNFPATVAEVVTAGSLSKSFFLSRKDRQALRERVDTVADIVGIRHLLQRRIGELSGGEEQRAFIAQALVSDPALLVLDEPTAGVDLATEESFYALLRDLNEKHGKTILLVSHDLEALAHNTKTALCLNKTVVYFGPAEGLHKRRVIEAAFGSRAWHPSEDSTL, from the coding sequence ATGACTGAAGCAAAATCGATCATCAAGGCCTCACACCTGTCGTTTTCGTATCGGACGGAACAGCCGATTTTGGACGATCTCTCGCTTTCAGTGGTGGCGGGGGATTATATCGGCCTTATCGGACCGAATGGTTCCGGCAAGAGTACCCTTCTCAAGCTCTTGCTCGGACTCATCCCTATACAACACGGTACGATCACGCTCTTTGGCCAGCCAGTTCGGGCCTTTCGCGACTGGTCGAAGATCGGCTACGTGCCGCAGGTGGGGTTCCAGGGCGAATCGAACTTTCCCGCGACCGTGGCCGAGGTTGTTACGGCGGGTTCATTGTCGAAATCATTTTTCCTGAGCCGGAAAGATCGCCAAGCCTTGCGTGAGCGCGTCGATACGGTCGCCGATATCGTTGGCATCCGTCATTTGCTCCAGCGTCGTATCGGAGAGCTTTCGGGCGGGGAGGAACAACGGGCTTTCATCGCTCAGGCACTTGTGTCCGATCCAGCACTGCTCGTGCTCGATGAGCCGACTGCAGGTGTTGATTTGGCTACTGAAGAATCCTTTTATGCCTTGCTGCGTGATTTAAACGAAAAACATGGCAAGACAATCCTCCTCGTCTCACATGATCTCGAGGCGCTTGCCCACAATACGAAAACAGCACTCTGCCTAAACAAAACCGTCGTGTATTTCGGTCCTGCCGAAGGCCTCCATAAGCGTCGCGTGATTGAAGCTGCCTTCGGTTCGCGGGCGTGGCATCCATCAGAAGACTCAACCCTATGA
- a CDS encoding metal ABC transporter permease, with product MNPDILTAQSVWPILGTALLLGWISPMIGIVLVMRRFSLLADTLAHVSLFGVAVSSWFSLPMAVGAFASAVLGGGGIELFRRSRRVLSEATLAIFLSGSLALAVMLFALRGVEAEEIEAYLFGNLAWVNIQDFFLVFGIASVVTLFFGAFYRQLFLATLDEDLARVNGVSVDRLNLVFMLLASTVVAAAIKVVGVLLVSSLVVLPVMAALQWRLGFKKTLLLSLILAEGSASLGFSLAFIGGLPSGASIALVTLIVFALSYLANSRKTA from the coding sequence ATGAATCCTGATATCCTCACTGCTCAATCCGTTTGGCCCATCTTGGGGACGGCTCTCCTGCTTGGATGGATTTCACCGATGATCGGCATTGTGCTTGTGATGCGGCGGTTCTCGCTTTTGGCCGATACACTGGCACATGTTTCCCTCTTCGGGGTCGCGGTCAGTTCCTGGTTTAGTCTTCCGATGGCCGTCGGAGCCTTTGCGAGCGCTGTGCTCGGGGGCGGTGGCATCGAGCTATTCCGCCGTTCGCGACGAGTGCTCTCAGAGGCGACCCTGGCGATATTCCTCTCGGGGAGTCTGGCGCTTGCCGTCATGCTGTTTGCCTTGCGTGGGGTCGAGGCAGAGGAGATAGAGGCGTACCTCTTCGGTAATCTCGCTTGGGTGAACATTCAGGATTTCTTCCTGGTCTTCGGTATTGCGAGCGTTGTGACGTTATTTTTTGGCGCTTTCTATCGACAACTTTTTCTCGCCACGCTCGACGAAGATCTCGCGCGAGTGAATGGTGTTTCGGTTGATCGGTTGAATCTCGTCTTCATGCTCCTGGCATCGACGGTTGTAGCTGCGGCGATCAAAGTCGTCGGGGTTCTGCTCGTTAGCTCCCTGGTCGTGCTCCCAGTTATGGCGGCGCTCCAGTGGAGACTGGGTTTCAAGAAAACACTCTTGCTCAGTCTTATCCTCGCTGAGGGTTCGGCCAGCCTGGGGTTCTCGTTAGCGTTTATCGGCGGTCTGCCAAGTGGGGCGTCGATCGCGCTGGTGACGCTTATCGTTTTCGCTCTTTCCTATCTAGCCAATAGCCGAAAGACGGCTTAA
- the topA gene encoding type I DNA topoisomerase, whose protein sequence is MKLLIVESPSKAKTIEKYLDGEYKVVASVGHVRDLPKSNKSAIDIKAGFVPQYVISPGKEHVVESIKKLAKKSSTVLLATDPDREGEAIAWHVAQTCGIKKPARVLFYEITPAAVKEAIAHPRPLDENLRRAQEARRVLDRLVGYDLSGLIWKKLRYGLSAGRVQSPALHILTLREKEIRAFIPEIFFQFTGQFTNPLGQSLTLTHTTEPRPKADEASAQEEAVRIITQGKQATWTVEDVKETPAKRSPYAPFTTSTLQQAASSRLGFAPSRTMKVAQKLYEAGHITYMRTDSTNLNKDAVTAILTLIEKTYGKQSVMPRVFKTRSKNAQEAHEAIRPTHIDAKMYGKNEEEKHLYSLIRSRTIASQMADAEILRTKITARASDPQVPVFAMTGSIVVFPGWLAEDTAARGEDTELPKVTAGETLTLQSMTSEEKWTEPPKRYTEAGLVKELEKRGIGRPSTYASIIQTIQARGYVEKEGRTLIPTETGEVVDDFLSLHFSEILSDAFTADMEDQLDEIALGTREYAKTLKDFYGPFSKAVKSKDKLEKMSNLGAAPAEMRCPICGSDMIIKLGRSGKFYSCSRFPECTGAFTLEGKVVEGPKATGEKCPSCEKGELVEREGRFGKFIACNNYPKCKYVKKDDPANLPTTGVKCPVCEKGEMAERRGRFGIFYSCSNYPDCKHAIKAKPTGTLCPLCQSLMMEGTKTIPERCSKKECPNHRPDKIEKSS, encoded by the coding sequence ATGAAACTCCTCATCGTCGAATCCCCTTCCAAAGCGAAGACGATTGAAAAATATCTCGACGGCGAATATAAGGTCGTCGCTTCGGTTGGTCATGTCCGCGACCTCCCCAAAAGCAACAAATCAGCCATCGATATCAAGGCGGGGTTTGTCCCCCAGTATGTCATCTCACCCGGCAAAGAACACGTCGTCGAGTCGATTAAAAAACTGGCCAAGAAAAGCTCAACTGTCCTCCTCGCCACCGACCCCGACCGCGAAGGTGAAGCCATCGCGTGGCATGTCGCCCAGACGTGTGGGATTAAGAAACCAGCCCGCGTGCTGTTTTATGAAATCACGCCGGCCGCGGTAAAGGAAGCTATCGCCCATCCCCGCCCGCTCGACGAAAATCTCCGCCGAGCTCAAGAGGCACGCCGTGTTCTCGACCGTCTCGTCGGCTATGACCTCTCCGGCCTTATCTGGAAGAAGCTCCGCTATGGCCTGTCAGCTGGACGCGTCCAGTCACCGGCGCTGCACATCCTCACCCTTCGCGAGAAAGAGATCCGCGCCTTCATCCCCGAGATTTTCTTCCAGTTCACCGGACAGTTCACCAATCCGCTCGGCCAATCCCTCACCCTCACACATACCACCGAGCCGCGACCCAAAGCCGATGAAGCCTCCGCTCAAGAGGAAGCCGTCAGAATCATCACACAGGGGAAACAAGCGACTTGGACCGTCGAAGATGTAAAGGAAACCCCGGCCAAACGAAGTCCCTACGCCCCCTTTACCACCTCGACTCTACAGCAGGCTGCAAGCTCGCGCCTCGGTTTTGCCCCAAGCCGTACCATGAAGGTCGCTCAGAAGCTGTATGAGGCGGGGCATATCACCTACATGCGCACCGACTCGACGAATCTGAACAAGGACGCTGTCACCGCCATCCTCACACTCATCGAGAAAACATATGGCAAACAATCCGTCATGCCACGTGTTTTCAAGACGCGCTCCAAAAACGCACAAGAGGCTCATGAAGCGATCCGCCCAACGCATATCGACGCCAAGATGTATGGAAAAAATGAGGAAGAAAAGCATCTCTATTCCCTGATCCGGAGCCGCACGATTGCTTCGCAGATGGCCGATGCCGAGATCCTCCGGACGAAGATCACGGCACGGGCGAGCGACCCCCAGGTACCAGTCTTTGCGATGACAGGATCCATCGTCGTTTTCCCTGGTTGGCTCGCCGAAGACACCGCGGCGCGCGGCGAAGACACCGAGCTCCCCAAAGTAACAGCTGGTGAAACGCTCACACTACAATCAATGACGAGCGAAGAGAAATGGACTGAGCCACCCAAGCGCTACACCGAAGCGGGGCTCGTGAAAGAGCTCGAGAAGCGCGGCATCGGCCGACCGTCGACCTATGCGTCGATCATCCAGACTATTCAAGCCCGCGGCTATGTCGAGAAAGAGGGCCGCACCCTCATCCCGACCGAAACAGGTGAAGTCGTCGATGATTTTCTCTCCCTCCACTTTTCCGAAATCCTCTCGGATGCATTCACAGCGGATATGGAGGATCAGCTCGACGAGATTGCCCTCGGGACCCGGGAATACGCAAAGACCCTAAAAGACTTCTATGGCCCGTTCTCCAAGGCCGTGAAGAGCAAGGACAAGCTTGAAAAGATGTCCAATCTCGGCGCGGCACCCGCCGAGATGCGCTGCCCAATATGTGGGAGTGATATGATCATCAAGCTGGGGCGAAGCGGAAAATTCTACAGCTGTAGCCGTTTCCCGGAGTGTACCGGTGCGTTCACACTCGAAGGAAAAGTGGTCGAAGGACCGAAAGCGACGGGGGAAAAATGTCCCTCCTGCGAAAAAGGTGAGCTCGTTGAACGCGAAGGCCGCTTCGGAAAATTCATCGCCTGCAACAACTACCCGAAATGCAAATACGTGAAGAAAGATGATCCGGCGAATCTGCCAACCACTGGTGTGAAGTGTCCCGTCTGTGAGAAGGGCGAGATGGCCGAACGTCGCGGCCGCTTCGGCATTTTCTACAGTTGTTCTAACTACCCCGATTGCAAGCACGCGATCAAGGCCAAGCCGACGGGTACCCTGTGCCCCTTGTGTCAATCATTGATGATGGAAGGGACCAAAACCATCCCGGAACGCTGCAGCAAGAAAGAGTGTCCTAATCATCGCCCCGACAAAATAGAGAAGTCCTCATGA
- the dprA gene encoding DNA-protecting protein DprA: protein MNESLAFHLLNRLPGVGAKTLRFLVGAFGSAQVAWEAPDPAWAALGQPRLAALAPKRSTLAPETETDSLEHNHIEVIPFTDPRFPALLAEIPDAPALLYVRGNFRAWNEQPLLAIVGSRKFTAYGKQVATELARALSQAGYVIVSGLAFGIDSIAHEATLEADGCTLAVLGSGIDDQSISPQSHLRLAQAVMERGTLLSELAPGTNASVGTFPARNRIMAGMCQGIVVVEAAEESGSLITARLALDYDREVFAVPGSIFSPASTGTHRLLKDGARLVTGIQDILEELVPVGQRTASATDTATPGDLDPDEADIYGRLTHEGVHIDNLTVLVRLEATRVNMALTRLELRGLAKNIGNMHYIRL from the coding sequence ATGAATGAATCCCTCGCTTTCCATCTCTTGAACCGCCTCCCGGGTGTGGGCGCCAAGACGCTCCGCTTTCTGGTGGGTGCTTTTGGATCGGCTCAGGTAGCCTGGGAAGCACCTGATCCGGCCTGGGCAGCGCTCGGCCAGCCCCGACTCGCCGCTCTAGCGCCTAAGCGAAGCACACTGGCACCCGAGACCGAGACAGACAGCCTCGAGCACAATCACATCGAGGTCATCCCCTTTACCGACCCCCGTTTCCCCGCTCTCCTCGCCGAAATCCCAGATGCCCCGGCACTCTTGTATGTCAGGGGAAACTTCCGTGCCTGGAACGAGCAACCGCTCCTCGCCATCGTCGGCTCGCGGAAATTCACCGCCTATGGCAAACAAGTCGCCACCGAACTCGCTCGTGCCCTCTCACAGGCCGGGTATGTGATCGTGTCCGGTCTGGCCTTCGGGATCGACTCCATCGCTCATGAAGCGACCTTGGAGGCCGATGGCTGTACCCTCGCTGTCCTCGGCAGTGGTATCGATGACCAGAGCATCTCGCCCCAGTCACATCTGCGATTGGCTCAGGCGGTCATGGAGCGCGGCACTCTCCTCTCCGAACTCGCGCCAGGGACAAATGCCAGCGTCGGCACTTTCCCCGCTCGAAACCGCATCATGGCTGGGATGTGCCAAGGCATCGTCGTCGTCGAAGCCGCCGAAGAATCCGGCAGCCTCATCACCGCCCGGCTCGCCCTCGACTATGACCGCGAAGTCTTCGCTGTCCCCGGTTCGATCTTTTCACCCGCTTCAACCGGCACGCATCGACTCCTGAAAGACGGAGCCCGGCTCGTCACGGGCATCCAGGACATCCTTGAAGAGCTCGTCCCTGTCGGCCAACGTACCGCATCGGCTACTGACACCGCAACACCTGGGGACCTCGATCCAGACGAAGCGGATATCTACGGACGACTCACACATGAGGGTGTTCACATTGACAACCTCACCGTGCTCGTTAGACTAGAGGCAACGCGCGTGAATATGGCCCTGACCAGACTTGAGCTTCGCGGCCTTGCCAAAAATATCGGGAACATGCATTACATCCGTCTGTAA
- a CDS encoding EVE domain-containing protein yields MKQPTLRLRSGQALERAKQYWLLKSEPGEYSIDDLKRDGEAPWYGVRNYQTRNFMRDGMRPGDAVLFYHSSCPELGVAGLAEVASDPYPDATQFDPKSVYYDPKATKEKPRWTLVDVKFKKCLKRVVSLATLREEKRLADLIILRPGNRLSITPVTEKEFEVIAALAA; encoded by the coding sequence ATGAAACAACCAACCCTTCGACTTCGCTCAGGACAAGCTCTCGAGAGAGCAAAGCAATACTGGCTTCTGAAGAGCGAGCCGGGCGAATATTCGATCGATGATTTGAAGCGCGATGGTGAAGCGCCCTGGTATGGCGTACGGAATTATCAAACGCGGAACTTCATGCGTGACGGGATGCGACCGGGCGACGCGGTACTCTTTTATCATTCGAGTTGTCCGGAGCTGGGGGTCGCTGGTCTGGCTGAAGTGGCGAGTGATCCGTATCCCGATGCGACCCAGTTCGATCCGAAAAGTGTGTACTACGATCCAAAGGCAACAAAAGAAAAACCACGCTGGACTTTAGTGGATGTGAAATTCAAAAAGTGTCTCAAACGGGTTGTTTCGCTGGCAACACTGCGGGAAGAAAAACGACTTGCTGATCTTATTATCCTGCGCCCAGGAAACCGCTTGTCGATTACGCCGGTAACCGAGAAAGAGTTTGAAGTGATTGCTGCGCTGGCTGCTTAG
- a CDS encoding hydroxyacid dehydrogenase has translation MRIAFTEMQNWEKPVLEERLAGHTLQFFDQPLEESQLAELAECEVLSIFIYSRITREILEKLPKLKLIATRSTGFDHIDVAAAKERGIIVANVPSYGENTVAEHAFALILALSRNVHRSHVRRLRNNFSIEGLKGFDLKGKTLGVVGAGKIGLHVIRIARGFGMNVLAFDNYQNTFLSEVLHFQYVPFEQLLAESDIISLHTPYTPATHHLINEKNIEQIKRGAILINTARGELVDNDALIHGLDAGILRGAGLDVIEGEHLIREEKELLATNRDPQELQELVKDHILLGRDDVVYTPHIAFYSEEALHRILETTVDNITCFVDGSCQNIVPGGH, from the coding sequence ATGCGTATCGCCTTTACTGAGATGCAGAATTGGGAGAAGCCAGTGCTCGAAGAACGTCTGGCCGGTCATACTCTGCAATTTTTTGATCAACCGCTCGAAGAAAGTCAGCTGGCTGAGCTCGCCGAGTGTGAGGTACTCTCAATTTTTATCTACAGCCGTATCACGCGAGAGATACTTGAGAAGCTCCCCAAACTCAAACTCATCGCGACACGGTCCACTGGTTTCGATCATATCGACGTCGCGGCCGCCAAGGAACGCGGCATCATCGTCGCCAATGTCCCCTCGTATGGCGAGAACACGGTCGCCGAGCACGCCTTCGCGCTCATCCTCGCGCTCTCACGCAATGTCCACCGCTCGCATGTCCGCCGCCTGCGCAACAACTTCTCCATCGAAGGACTCAAGGGTTTCGACCTCAAAGGCAAGACCCTGGGGGTCGTCGGTGCCGGAAAGATCGGCCTCCATGTCATCAGAATCGCTCGTGGTTTCGGTATGAATGTCCTCGCGTTCGACAACTATCAGAATACCTTTCTCTCGGAAGTGCTCCATTTCCAGTACGTTCCCTTCGAGCAGCTCTTGGCCGAATCCGACATCATCAGCCTGCACACGCCCTACACCCCTGCGACCCATCACCTCATCAATGAGAAAAACATCGAGCAGATAAAACGTGGGGCGATCCTCATCAATACGGCGCGGGGCGAGCTCGTGGACAATGACGCGCTCATCCATGGACTGGATGCTGGGATCCTGCGTGGTGCCGGTCTCGATGTCATCGAGGGTGAACACCTCATCCGTGAAGAAAAAGAGCTCCTTGCCACCAATCGTGACCCGCAAGAGCTCCAGGAACTCGTCAAAGACCATATCCTCCTCGGCCGCGACGATGTCGTCTACACGCCGCACATCGCCTTCTACTCCGAGGAAGCCCTCCATCGGATCCTCGAGACCACGGTTGATAACATCACCTGCTTCGTCGATGGCTCCTGCCAAAATATCGTCCCCGGCGGCCACTAA